A single genomic interval of Corylus avellana chromosome ca10, CavTom2PMs-1.0 harbors:
- the LOC132163727 gene encoding LRR receptor-like serine/threonine-protein kinase RGI5 produces MGLLGTISPHIGNLSFLVALDPSNNSFSGSLPHEVSRLHRLRILLLPSNQLEGSIPPTLHNCQRLQQIHLDSNHLIGAIPSSLSNMSLLEYLNLGSNSLIGQFPLIILNISSLTIIALQKNQISGTLPMDLCSHFPNLHGPYLNGNKFSGRLPSQMNYCKELVVLSLSYNKLDGSIPAGYGSLEKLEKLYLGGNNLTGNIPPTVTCQG; encoded by the coding sequence ATGGGGCTCCTAGGCACCATTTCTCCTCACATCGGTAACCTCTCTTTCCTAGTCGCACTTGATCCTTCTAACAACAGCTTCTCTGGTTCTCTGCCACATGAGGTCAGCCGCCTACATCGCTTGAGAATACTCTTGTTGCCAAGCAACCAATTGGAAGGTAGTATCCCTCCAACTTTGCATAATTGCCAGAGGCTTCAACAAATACATCTAGACAGTAACCATCTTATAGGTGCAATTCCATCGTCCCTCAGCAATATGTCATTGTTAGAGTACTTGAATTTGGGTTCCAACAGCCTCATTGGTCAATTTCCTCTTATCATCCTTAACATATCCTCTCTAACCATAATTGctcttcaaaaaaatcaaatctcagGAACTCTTCCAATGGATCTCTGCAGCCATTTTCCTAATCTTCATGGGCCTTATCTTAATGGCAATAAATTCAGTGGTCGACTCCCTTCACAAATGAATTACTGTAAAGAGCTTGTAGTCTTATCCCTCTCATACAATAAATTAGATGGGAGTATTCCAGCAGGTTATGGGAGTTTAGAAAAACTTGAAAAGCTATATCTTGGAGGTAACAACTTAACTGGTAATATACCTCCTacagtaacttgtcaaggttaA
- the LOC132164720 gene encoding beta-glucosidase 12-like isoform X2, with translation MKEMGVDAYRFSISWPRILPKGKLSGGVNREGIKYYNNLINELLDKGLKPFVTIFHWDVPQTLEDEYGGFLSPRIVDNFRDYAELCFKEFGDRVKYWITVNEPHVFSSGGYANGQSAPGRCSSWQNLNCTGGDSSIEPYLVAHNLLLAHAAVVQLYKQKYQATQKGVIGITLDASWFVPISNAEHNRNAALRALDFALGWYLDPLTNGDYPHSMRSLVGNRLPKFTKEQSKLVKGSFDFIGLNYYTSNYAAYAPHLNSGKPSYLTDFLVNLTIERNGIPIGPVAASSWLAVYPRGLLDLLLYVKGKYHNPLIYITENGVDESNNATLSLEEALMDTHRIEYYNGHLSYLRKAIMDGVNVKGYFAWSLLDDFEWGSGYTIRFGIHYVDYKNGLKRHPKLSAHWFKNFLKK, from the exons ATGAAGGAAATGGGTGTAGATGCATACAGGTTCTCCATCTCATGGCCTCGAATTTTACCAA AAGGAAAGCTAAGTGGGGGTGTGAACCGTGAAGGAATAAAATACTACAACAACCTCATCAATGAGCTCCTCGACAAAG GTCTAAAACCTTTTGTGACAATCTTCCACTGGGATGTCCCCCAAACCTTAGAGGATGAGTATGGTGGTTTCTTAAGTCCTCGCATTGT TGATAACTTTCGAGACTATGCTGAGCTTTGCTTCAAGGAATTTGGAGACCGTGTAAAGTATTGGATCACAGTAAATGAGCCACACGTCTTCAGCAGTGGTGGTTATGCAAACGGGCAATCAGCACCGGGTCGATGTTCTAGTTGGCAAAATCTGAACTGCACAGGTGGAGATTCAAGCATAGAGCCATATTTGGTTGCCCATAACTTGCTTCTTGCTCATGCAGCCGTAGTTCAATTgtacaaacaaaaatatcag GCCACACAAAAAGGTGTCATAGGGATTACACTAGATGCCAGCTGGTTTGTGCCAATCTCTAATGCCGAGCACAATCGTAATGCCGCACTACGTGCCCTTGATTTCGCATTGGGATG GTATTTGGACCCATTGACAAATGGTGACTATCCCCACAGTATGCGATCTCTCGTTGGAAACAGATTACCCAAGTTCACAAAAGAGCAATCGAAGCTGGTAAAAGGGTCATTTGATTTTATAGGATTAAATTACTATACTTCCAATTATGCAGCCTATGCACCTCACCTTAATTCTGGAAAGCCAAGCTACTTGACAGATTTTCTTGTTAATCTTACGA TTGAGCGCAATGGGATCCCCATTGGTCCAGTG GCTGCATCGAGTTGGCTCGCTGTTTATCCTAGAGGACTTCTCGATCTTTTGCTTTATGTCAAGGGGAAGTACCATAATCCGCTAATCTATATTACCGAGAATG GAGTTGATGAGTCCAATAACGCCACCTTGTCTCTTGAGGAAGCCCTTATGGACACACACAGAATTGAGTACTACAATGGCCATCTCTCATATCTTCGCAAGGCTATAAT GGATGGCGTAAACGTTAAAGGATACTTTGCATGGTCATTGTTGGACGACTTCGAATGGGGTTCAGGTTACACCATTCGGTTTGGCATCCACTATGTAGACTATAAGAACGGATTGAAAAGGCATCCTAAGCTTTCAGCCCATTGGTTCAAGAATTTCCTCAAGAAGTAG
- the LOC132163337 gene encoding beta-glucosidase 13-like: MAFQGYRVLLRLLLFVGLLIGNTIAVTPSHHTALLNRSSFPADFIFGTASASYQYEGAAHEGGRGPSIWDTYTHRYPGRIADGSNGDVAIDQYHRYKEDVGIMKEMGADAYRFSISWPRILPKGKLSGGVNREGIKYYNNLINELLDKGLKPFVTIFHWDLPQPLEDEYGGFLSPRIVDDFRNYAELCFKEFGDRVKYWITINEPYTFSDGGYATGTLAPGRCSSWQNLNCTGGDSGTEPYLVTHNLLLAHAASVQVYKQKYQAAQKGVIGITLVSSWFVPISNAKHNRNAALRALDFALGWFLDPLTNGDYPHSMRALVGNRLPKFTQEQSKLVKGSFDFIGLNYYTSNYAAYAPHLNSGKPSYLTDFLVNLTTERNGIPIGPVAASSWLYVYPKGIRDLLLYVKEKYNNPLIYITENGIDEYNNATLSLEEALVDKQRIEYYYGHLWYLRKAIMDGANVKGYFAWSLLDNFEWSSGYTVRFGIHYVDYKNGLKRHPKLSAHWFKNFLKK, from the exons ATGGCATTTCAAGGCTATCGAGTACTCCTTCGCCTCCTGCTCTTTGTTGGCTTATTGATTGGTAATACCATTGCTGTTACACCAAGCCATCACACTGCTTTACTCAACCGGAGCAGTTTTCCAGCGGATTTCATTTTCGGGACGGCATCAGCGTCTTACCAG TATGAAGGTGCAGCACATGAAGGTGGCAGAGGACCAAGTATATGGGATACTTACACCCATAGATATCCAG GTAGGATAGCGGATGGCAGTAATGGAGATGTGGCTATTGATCAATATCATCGCTACAAG GAAGATGTTGGAATTATGAAGGAAATGGGTGCAGATGCTTACAGGTTCTCCATCTCATGGCCTCGAATTTTACCAA AAGGAAAGCTAAGTGGGGGTGTGAACCGTGAAGGAATAAAATACTACAACAACCTCATCAATGAGCTCCTCGACAAAG GTCTAAAACCCTTCGTGACAATCTTCCACTGGGATCTCCCCCAACCCTTAGAGGATGAGTATGGTGGTTTCTTAAGTCCTCGCATTGT TGATGACTTTCGCAACTATGCTGAGCTTTGCTTCAAGGAATTTGGTGACCGTGTAAAGTATTGGATCACAATAAATGAGCCATACACCTTCAGCGATGGTGGTTATGCTACCGGGACATTAGCACCGGGTCGATGTTCCAGTTGGCAAAATCTGAATTGCACAGGTGGAGATTCAGGCACAGAGCCATATTTGGTCACCCATAACTTGCTTCTTGCTCATGCGGCCAGTGTTCAAGTGTACAAGCAAAAATACCAG GCCGCACAAAAAGGTGTAATAGGGATTACACTAGTGTCCAGTTGGTTTGTGCCAATCTCTAATGCCAAGCACAACCGTAATGCTGCGCTGCGTGCTCTTGATTTCGCCTTGGGATg GTTTTTGGACCCATTGACAAATGGTGACTATCCGCACAGCATGCGAGCTCTTGTTGGAAATAGATTGCCCAAGTTCACACAAGAGCAATCGAAGCTGGTAAAAGGgtcatttgattttattggattaAACTACTATACTTCTAATTATGCAGCCTATGCACCTCACCTTAATTCTGGAAAGCCAAGCTACTTGACAGATTTTCTTGTTAATCTTACAA CTGAGCGCAATGGGATCCCCATTGGTCCTGTG GCTGCATCAAGTTGGCTCTATGTTTATCCCAAAGGAATTCGGGATCTTTTGCTTTATGTCAAGGAGAAATACAATAATCCGCTAATCTATATTACCGAGAATG GAATTGATGAGTACAATAACGCCACCTTGTCTCTTGAGGAAGCCCTTGTGGACAAACAAAGAATTGAGTATTACTATGGCCATCTCTGGTATCTTCGCAAGGCAATCAT GGATGGCGCAAACGTTAAAGGGTACTTTGCATGGTCATTGTTGGACAACTTCGAATGGAGTTCAGGTTACACCGTTCGGTTTGGCATCCACTATGTAGACTATAAGAACGGATTGAAAAGACACCCTAAGCTTTCAGCCCATTGGTTCAAGAATTTCCTCAAGAAGTAG
- the LOC132163335 gene encoding beta-glucosidase 12-like isoform X1 yields MAFQRYLVLGILLLHVSLMNTIVVSPNHYSTASLNRSSFPVGFIFGTASSSYQYEGAAKEGGRGPSIWDTFTHRYPGNITDHSNGDVAVDQYHRYKEDVHIMKEMGLDAYRFSISWSRVLPTGKLCGGVNKEGIKYYNDLINDLLAKGLKPFVTLFHWDLPQVLDDEYGGFSSPQIVHDFRDFAELCFKEFGDRVKHWITLNEPLGYSVNLYTIEFLASDRCSNQQNQNCTIGNSSIEPYLVSHHQLLAHAAVVKLYKQKYQARQKGSIGITLVASWTVPYSNAKHNRKAALRALDFLFGWFMDPLTNGDYPRSMRSLVGNRLPKFSKEQSNIVNGSFDFIGLNYYTTTYAANAPHHNAVNASYTTDMRVNLLTERNGIPIGPKAASDWLYVYPRGIRDILLYTKTKYHNPQIYITENGIDEFNNASLSLEEALVDNHRIDYFYRHLKYLNRAIKDGVNVKGYFAWSLLDNFEWNSGYTVRFGINYVDYKNGLKRHPKLSAHWFKSFLKK; encoded by the exons ATGGCATTTCAGAGGTACCTAGTTTTGGGTATCTTACTTCTTCATGTCTCATTAATGAACACCATTGTTGTTAGCCCAAACCATTACAGTACTGCTTCGCTCAACCGGAGCAGTTTTCCAGTAGGTTTCATTTTTGGGACGGCGTCATCATCTTATCAG TACGAAGGTGCAGCAAAAGAAGGTGGTAGAGGGCCATCTATATGGGACACTTTCACCCATAGATATCCAG GTAATATAACGGATCATAGTAATGGAGATGTAGCTGTTGATCAATATCACCGCtacaag GAAGATGTGCACATTATGAAAGAAATGGGTTTAGATGCATACAGATTCTCAATCTCATGGTCCCGAGTTTTACCAA CTGGAAAGCTTTGTGGGGGTGTGAACAAGGAAGGAATTAAATACTACAACGATCTAATCAATGATCTCCTAGCCAAAg GTCTAAAGCCCTTTGTGACACTCTTCCATTGGGATCTTCCCCAAGTCTTAGACGACGAGTATGGCGGCTTCTCAAGTCCTCAAATTGT CCATGATTTTCGGGATTTTGCCGAACTTTGCTTCAAGGAATTTGGTGATCGAGTGAAACACTGGATTACACTAAATGAGCCACTAGGCTACAGTGTTAATCTTTATACAATTGAGTTCTTAGCATCGGATCGATGTTCCAATCAGCAAAATCAAAATTGCACAATCGGAAATTCCAGCATAGAGCCATATTTGGTTTCACACCACCAGCTTCTTGCTCATGCAGCCGTCGTGAAATTGTACAAGCAAAAATATCAG GCAAGACAAAAAGGGTCAATAGGAATAACATTAGTGGCAAGTTGGACGGTGCCATATTCTAATGCCAAGCATAATCGTAAAGCTGCACTAAGAGCCCTTGATTTCTTGTTTGGATG GTTTATGGACCCCTTGACCAATGGTGACTATCCACGTAGCATGCGATCTCTTGTTGGAAACAGATTACCCAAGTTCTCAAAAGAGCAATCCAATATTGTAAATGGGTCgtttgattttattggattaAACTACTATACCACCACTTATGCAGCCAATGCACCTCATCACAATGCTGTAAATGCAAGCTACACAACAGATATGCGTGTTAATCTTTTAA CCGAGCGAAATGGGATTCCCATTGGTCCAAAG GCAGCTTCTGATTGGCTCTATGTGTATCCGAGAGGAATACGAGATATTTTGCTATACACAAAGACAAAGTATCATAATCCGCAAATTTACATCACTGAGAATG GAATTGATGAGTTTAATAACGCCTCATTGTCCCTCGAGGAAGCCCTTGTCGACAACCATAGAATTGATTATTTCTATCGCCATCTTAAATACCTTAATAGAGCTATTAA GGATGGGGTAAACGTGAAAGGATACTTTGCGTGGTCACTATTGGACAACTTCGAATGGAATAGTGGTTACACCGTTCGATTTGGTATCAACTATGTGGATTATAAGAATGGGTTGAAAAGACACCCAAAACTGTCAGCCCATTGGTTCAAAAGCTTCTTGAAGAAATAG
- the LOC132164720 gene encoding beta-glucosidase 13-like isoform X1, whose product MAFQGYRLLLGLLVFVGLLIDNSIAVTPSHHTASLNRSSFPAGFIFGTASAAYQYEGAANEGGRGKSMWDTYTHRYPERILDGSNGDVAVDQYHRYKEDVGIMKEMGVDAYRFSISWPRILPKGKLSGGVNREGIKYYNNLINELLDKGLKPFVTIFHWDVPQTLEDEYGGFLSPRIVDNFRDYAELCFKEFGDRVKYWITVNEPHVFSSGGYANGQSAPGRCSSWQNLNCTGGDSSIEPYLVAHNLLLAHAAVVQLYKQKYQATQKGVIGITLDASWFVPISNAEHNRNAALRALDFALGWYLDPLTNGDYPHSMRSLVGNRLPKFTKEQSKLVKGSFDFIGLNYYTSNYAAYAPHLNSGKPSYLTDFLVNLTIERNGIPIGPVAASSWLAVYPRGLLDLLLYVKGKYHNPLIYITENGVDESNNATLSLEEALMDTHRIEYYNGHLSYLRKAIMDGVNVKGYFAWSLLDDFEWGSGYTIRFGIHYVDYKNGLKRHPKLSAHWFKNFLKK is encoded by the exons aTGGCATTTCAAGGCTATCGACTACTCCTGGGCCTCCTGGTCTTTGTTGGCTTATTGATTGATAATAGCATTGCTGTTACACCAAGCCATCACACTGCTTCACTCAACCGGAGCAGTTTTCCGGCCGGTTTCATTTTCGGAACGGCATCCGCGGCTTACCAG TATGAAGGTGCAGCAAATGAAGGTGGCAGAGGAAAAAGCATGTGGGATACTTACACCCATAGATatccag AAAGGATATTGGATGGCAGTAATGGAGATGTGGCTGTTGATCAATATCATCGCTACAAG GAAGATGTTGGAATTATGAAGGAAATGGGTGTAGATGCATACAGGTTCTCCATCTCATGGCCTCGAATTTTACCAA AAGGAAAGCTAAGTGGGGGTGTGAACCGTGAAGGAATAAAATACTACAACAACCTCATCAATGAGCTCCTCGACAAAG GTCTAAAACCTTTTGTGACAATCTTCCACTGGGATGTCCCCCAAACCTTAGAGGATGAGTATGGTGGTTTCTTAAGTCCTCGCATTGT TGATAACTTTCGAGACTATGCTGAGCTTTGCTTCAAGGAATTTGGAGACCGTGTAAAGTATTGGATCACAGTAAATGAGCCACACGTCTTCAGCAGTGGTGGTTATGCAAACGGGCAATCAGCACCGGGTCGATGTTCTAGTTGGCAAAATCTGAACTGCACAGGTGGAGATTCAAGCATAGAGCCATATTTGGTTGCCCATAACTTGCTTCTTGCTCATGCAGCCGTAGTTCAATTgtacaaacaaaaatatcag GCCACACAAAAAGGTGTCATAGGGATTACACTAGATGCCAGCTGGTTTGTGCCAATCTCTAATGCCGAGCACAATCGTAATGCCGCACTACGTGCCCTTGATTTCGCATTGGGATG GTATTTGGACCCATTGACAAATGGTGACTATCCCCACAGTATGCGATCTCTCGTTGGAAACAGATTACCCAAGTTCACAAAAGAGCAATCGAAGCTGGTAAAAGGGTCATTTGATTTTATAGGATTAAATTACTATACTTCCAATTATGCAGCCTATGCACCTCACCTTAATTCTGGAAAGCCAAGCTACTTGACAGATTTTCTTGTTAATCTTACGA TTGAGCGCAATGGGATCCCCATTGGTCCAGTG GCTGCATCGAGTTGGCTCGCTGTTTATCCTAGAGGACTTCTCGATCTTTTGCTTTATGTCAAGGGGAAGTACCATAATCCGCTAATCTATATTACCGAGAATG GAGTTGATGAGTCCAATAACGCCACCTTGTCTCTTGAGGAAGCCCTTATGGACACACACAGAATTGAGTACTACAATGGCCATCTCTCATATCTTCGCAAGGCTATAAT GGATGGCGTAAACGTTAAAGGATACTTTGCATGGTCATTGTTGGACGACTTCGAATGGGGTTCAGGTTACACCATTCGGTTTGGCATCCACTATGTAGACTATAAGAACGGATTGAAAAGGCATCCTAAGCTTTCAGCCCATTGGTTCAAGAATTTCCTCAAGAAGTAG
- the LOC132163335 gene encoding beta-glucosidase 12-like isoform X2, with protein sequence MAFQRYLVLGILLLHVSLMNTIVVSPNHYSTASLNRSSFPVGFIFGTASSSYQYEGAAKEGGRGPSIWDTFTHRYPGNITDHSNGDVAVDQYHRYKEDVHIMKEMGLDAYRFSISWSRVLPTGKLCGGVNKEGIKYYNDLINDLLAKGLKPFVTLFHWDLPQVLDDEYGGFSSPQIARQKGSIGITLVASWTVPYSNAKHNRKAALRALDFLFGWFMDPLTNGDYPRSMRSLVGNRLPKFSKEQSNIVNGSFDFIGLNYYTTTYAANAPHHNAVNASYTTDMRVNLLTERNGIPIGPKAASDWLYVYPRGIRDILLYTKTKYHNPQIYITENGIDEFNNASLSLEEALVDNHRIDYFYRHLKYLNRAIKDGVNVKGYFAWSLLDNFEWNSGYTVRFGINYVDYKNGLKRHPKLSAHWFKSFLKK encoded by the exons ATGGCATTTCAGAGGTACCTAGTTTTGGGTATCTTACTTCTTCATGTCTCATTAATGAACACCATTGTTGTTAGCCCAAACCATTACAGTACTGCTTCGCTCAACCGGAGCAGTTTTCCAGTAGGTTTCATTTTTGGGACGGCGTCATCATCTTATCAG TACGAAGGTGCAGCAAAAGAAGGTGGTAGAGGGCCATCTATATGGGACACTTTCACCCATAGATATCCAG GTAATATAACGGATCATAGTAATGGAGATGTAGCTGTTGATCAATATCACCGCtacaag GAAGATGTGCACATTATGAAAGAAATGGGTTTAGATGCATACAGATTCTCAATCTCATGGTCCCGAGTTTTACCAA CTGGAAAGCTTTGTGGGGGTGTGAACAAGGAAGGAATTAAATACTACAACGATCTAATCAATGATCTCCTAGCCAAAg GTCTAAAGCCCTTTGTGACACTCTTCCATTGGGATCTTCCCCAAGTCTTAGACGACGAGTATGGCGGCTTCTCAAGTCCTCAAATT GCAAGACAAAAAGGGTCAATAGGAATAACATTAGTGGCAAGTTGGACGGTGCCATATTCTAATGCCAAGCATAATCGTAAAGCTGCACTAAGAGCCCTTGATTTCTTGTTTGGATG GTTTATGGACCCCTTGACCAATGGTGACTATCCACGTAGCATGCGATCTCTTGTTGGAAACAGATTACCCAAGTTCTCAAAAGAGCAATCCAATATTGTAAATGGGTCgtttgattttattggattaAACTACTATACCACCACTTATGCAGCCAATGCACCTCATCACAATGCTGTAAATGCAAGCTACACAACAGATATGCGTGTTAATCTTTTAA CCGAGCGAAATGGGATTCCCATTGGTCCAAAG GCAGCTTCTGATTGGCTCTATGTGTATCCGAGAGGAATACGAGATATTTTGCTATACACAAAGACAAAGTATCATAATCCGCAAATTTACATCACTGAGAATG GAATTGATGAGTTTAATAACGCCTCATTGTCCCTCGAGGAAGCCCTTGTCGACAACCATAGAATTGATTATTTCTATCGCCATCTTAAATACCTTAATAGAGCTATTAA GGATGGGGTAAACGTGAAAGGATACTTTGCGTGGTCACTATTGGACAACTTCGAATGGAATAGTGGTTACACCGTTCGATTTGGTATCAACTATGTGGATTATAAGAATGGGTTGAAAAGACACCCAAAACTGTCAGCCCATTGGTTCAAAAGCTTCTTGAAGAAATAG